The following are encoded together in the Acidicapsa ligni genome:
- a CDS encoding YceI family protein, whose translation MNLRFFTAVFSTLLLSGASALAQTSAWTIDTNHTQVDFQIRRVPVSNVRGSFGGITGTVNWNEKDPSKSSVEVVIPTASISTANSTRDADLKSPNFFNIEKYPTMTFKSTAVSGTSGKLQIVGDLTLAGVTKSVTLAVDGPTPPTRMGKLIIGFAATGILKRSDFNFASKYPTAILGDEIKFTIDAEADK comes from the coding sequence ATGAACCTCCGCTTCTTTACTGCTGTTTTTTCCACGCTACTGCTCTCGGGAGCCAGCGCTCTTGCTCAGACCTCCGCCTGGACCATCGATACAAATCACACACAAGTTGATTTCCAGATACGTCGTGTTCCTGTCAGTAACGTGCGCGGTTCCTTCGGCGGCATCACCGGGACCGTGAACTGGAATGAAAAAGACCCCTCGAAGTCCAGCGTTGAAGTCGTTATCCCGACCGCTTCTATTTCAACCGCTAACTCGACGAGAGATGCAGATCTTAAGTCACCCAACTTCTTCAACATAGAGAAGTACCCAACCATGACCTTCAAATCCACCGCCGTTTCCGGCACATCGGGCAAGCTTCAGATCGTCGGAGATCTCACTCTGGCAGGCGTCACGAAGAGCGTTACGCTCGCGGTCGACGGACCTACACCTCCCACCAGGATGGGCAAATTGATTATCGGTTTCGCTGCAACCGGCATTCTCAAACGCAGCGACTTCAACTTCGCCTCGAAGTATCCCACTGCCATCCTCGGTGATGAGATAAAGTTCACCATCGACGCTGAGGCCGACAAGTAA
- a CDS encoding TetR/AcrR family transcriptional regulator, with protein MSKQTTRENLIQVGLGLIHSADYTATGINQVLEASNVPKGSFYHHFTTKDEFILEVINRYAAAEQERWERLLDGSNLSPLKKLWRYFKDLIATYEICGGPMAGCLLGNLSLEVAALLVNG; from the coding sequence ATGAGTAAACAAACGACAAGAGAAAACCTCATCCAAGTTGGCCTTGGTTTGATCCACTCTGCGGATTACACGGCTACCGGGATCAACCAGGTCCTGGAGGCATCCAATGTCCCCAAGGGGTCTTTCTATCACCACTTCACCACCAAGGACGAGTTCATCCTTGAGGTGATTAATCGGTACGCGGCCGCTGAGCAGGAGCGTTGGGAAAGGCTGCTTGACGGCTCGAATCTTTCGCCGCTGAAGAAATTGTGGCGGTACTTTAAAGACTTGATAGCCACTTATGAGATCTGCGGCGGGCCGATGGCGGGATGCCTTCTCGGTAATTTGAGCCTTGAAGTAGCTGCTCTGCTGGTCAATGGTTGA
- a CDS encoding MerR family transcriptional regulator: protein MLINEIAKMAGLSKDGIRHYEELGLITSTPRQASSRTYREYNLSVLKTIENIRDLQRLGLSLSEIGPILKVTAAGYTQEQLIQFLEEGREVIRGKIAKLSEIEVYITRKLKGYQAKGKPSNDRKPVKKTSAEGRSRKANRDV, encoded by the coding sequence ATGCTGATCAACGAGATCGCGAAAATGGCAGGTTTGTCCAAAGACGGTATTCGCCATTACGAGGAGCTTGGTCTAATCACGTCGACACCGCGGCAGGCCAGTAGCAGAACGTATCGTGAATACAATTTGTCTGTCTTAAAGACGATAGAAAATATCCGCGACCTCCAGCGATTAGGACTCTCTTTGAGTGAGATCGGGCCAATTCTCAAGGTCACTGCCGCAGGATATACACAAGAGCAATTGATTCAATTTCTCGAAGAGGGCCGTGAAGTTATCCGCGGAAAGATAGCGAAGTTAAGTGAGATTGAAGTGTATATCACCCGGAAGTTAAAGGGCTATCAGGCAAAAGGCAAACCCTCAAACGATCGAAAGCCTGTCAAAAAGACCAGCGCTGAAGGGCGCAGTCGAAAAGCAAATCGAGACGTATAG
- a CDS encoding SDR family NAD(P)-dependent oxidoreductase, translating into MNKQTGLVSYVTADADNFKIPSVVQEAIYAFGHVDVLVNNAGYGINGAIEEVSVQKFEPVLQTNLYGVIRTSRAFLPHFRNRGSGHIFNLSSIGGLIGSAGWGFYNVTKFAVEDFSEILAEEMKPFGVHVTVIEPDPFRTDFLGRSGKFAE; encoded by the coding sequence ATCAATAAACAGACTGGTCTAGTCTCATATGTAACCGCTGATGCAGACAATTTCAAGATTCCTAGCGTAGTGCAGGAAGCGATCTACGCTTTCGGCCATGTGGATGTGTTGGTCAACAATGCCGGCTATGGCATTAACGGCGCTATCGAAGAGGTGTCGGTGCAGAAGTTCGAGCCTGTTTTGCAGACCAATCTTTATGGAGTCATTCGTACATCCCGCGCTTTCCTTCCGCATTTTCGTAATCGAGGTAGTGGACATATCTTCAACTTGTCTTCGATTGGCGGGTTGATCGGGTCTGCGGGCTGGGGCTTCTACAATGTCACTAAATTTGCAGTCGAAGACTTCAGCGAGATTTTGGCCGAAGAGATGAAACCGTTCGGTGTGCATGTCACAGTCATCGAGCCTGACCCCTTTCGAACAGACTTCCTTGGACGTTCAGGAAAGTTCGCAGAATAG
- a CDS encoding type 1 glutamine amidotransferase family protein, which yields MIAGDGSASFLAKGWPYAGYHVTIFSTGEEDVLEGPKGLGGYVQFYPVNALAEAGAHVDTFTNWHPNVVVDRELITGQQPMSAEEFGNTLIAKLNGSSN from the coding sequence TTGATTGCAGGCGACGGAAGCGCAAGCTTCCTGGCAAAGGGCTGGCCTTACGCAGGTTACCATGTAACGATTTTCTCGACTGGTGAAGAGGACGTTCTTGAAGGCCCTAAGGGCCTGGGTGGCTATGTGCAGTTCTATCCGGTTAATGCTCTTGCCGAGGCTGGTGCTCACGTTGATACGTTTACCAACTGGCATCCGAATGTAGTGGTTGATCGCGAACTCATCACTGGCCAGCAGCCGATGTCAGCCGAAGAGTTTGGCAACACTCTCATCGCAAAGCTGAATGGTAGCTCCAACTGA
- a CDS encoding MFS transporter has product MWLASIGGALEFYDFVIFVFFTAVIGKLFFAANLPDWVRQLQTFGIFAVGYIVRPLGGIVMAHPGDTLGRKRVFTLSILLMAFPTLIIGLVPTYRSIGIGAPLLLLVMRVLQGMAIGGEAPGGWVFVAEHAPAHRTGLGIGLLTSGLSFGILIGSLVTTLMHLFLSPEQILAGFWRLPFLLGGVLGFFGLILRRKLQETPVFEEIRTQAQARRELPLWVILRTSPRAVVASFAGTWVLTAGILVVILMTPTLLQNVFRLNADKIQIANLAGTAALVVSTTVIGMAVDRYGLKRLAIPSMAFLALSTYALYFAAMHAPGAILPLYILAGFGAGAVVLTPIAMVNAFPPLVRFTGVSFSYNIAYAIFGGLTPPLVAWLGQLNSLGPVYYVAAVAVIGAVGILISPNYVSNRCELFPGQSLGVDTERRS; this is encoded by the coding sequence ATGTGGTTGGCTTCAATAGGCGGAGCACTTGAGTTCTACGACTTCGTTATCTTTGTCTTCTTCACCGCCGTCATCGGAAAACTATTTTTTGCAGCAAATTTGCCGGATTGGGTAAGGCAACTCCAAACCTTTGGCATCTTCGCCGTAGGCTACATCGTGCGCCCACTCGGTGGAATTGTCATGGCGCATCCCGGAGATACTTTAGGCCGAAAGCGTGTCTTCACTCTCAGCATCCTGCTCATGGCATTTCCCACGCTCATCATTGGCCTTGTACCCACATACCGCTCGATCGGAATTGGGGCGCCACTTCTCTTGCTCGTCATGCGAGTACTGCAGGGAATGGCGATCGGTGGTGAAGCACCAGGAGGCTGGGTGTTTGTCGCAGAACATGCGCCTGCGCACCGAACCGGCCTCGGGATTGGGCTTCTCACCTCGGGACTAAGTTTCGGTATCCTGATTGGATCGCTTGTAACCACGCTAATGCATCTCTTTCTGAGTCCCGAACAAATTCTCGCAGGCTTCTGGCGGTTGCCGTTTCTGCTTGGAGGCGTGTTGGGATTCTTCGGCTTGATCCTACGCAGAAAGCTTCAGGAAACACCTGTCTTTGAGGAGATCCGGACCCAGGCACAAGCGAGACGTGAACTACCTCTTTGGGTGATCCTAAGAACTTCGCCGCGAGCTGTTGTTGCCTCATTTGCAGGCACATGGGTGCTCACTGCTGGAATCCTCGTCGTCATTCTCATGACGCCGACGTTGCTCCAAAATGTGTTCCGCCTTAATGCGGATAAAATTCAGATTGCGAATCTTGCTGGCACAGCAGCCTTGGTTGTCTCGACAACTGTGATTGGTATGGCGGTGGACCGTTACGGGTTAAAGCGGCTCGCGATTCCGAGCATGGCCTTTCTGGCTCTTTCCACCTATGCTCTTTACTTCGCAGCAATGCATGCACCTGGCGCGATCCTGCCGCTCTACATCCTGGCCGGGTTCGGTGCTGGTGCTGTCGTACTGACGCCAATCGCCATGGTTAACGCATTTCCACCGCTCGTTCGGTTCACCGGCGTCTCCTTCTCATACAATATCGCTTACGCTATTTTTGGCGGCCTGACACCCCCATTGGTCGCTTGGCTGGGCCAACTTAATTCACTCGGGCCTGTGTATTACGTCGCAGCCGTCGCTGTAATAGGGGCGGTAGGAATTTTAATATCTCCCAATTACGTGTCCAATCGTTGTGAACTTTTTCCCGGACAGTCTCTGGGAGTTGATACAGAAAGAAGAAGTTAG
- a CDS encoding putative quinol monooxygenase has protein sequence MTDGKLYLLAEFLVKPELLEETKEVFSKLLPTVLKEPGCEAIYTTSIDSDPSKLVFFESFSSEEAHKFHMAQDYTHGLAVDLESKLAGPMKVTKLNAF, from the coding sequence ATGACCGACGGAAAGCTCTATCTACTTGCGGAATTTCTAGTGAAGCCTGAATTGCTGGAAGAGACAAAGGAAGTTTTTTCTAAGCTTCTTCCCACCGTTTTGAAGGAGCCGGGTTGTGAGGCCATATATACGACCTCGATCGATAGCGACCCGAGCAAACTCGTTTTCTTCGAAAGCTTCTCTTCCGAAGAAGCACACAAGTTCCACATGGCACAGGATTACACGCACGGGCTTGCTGTAGATCTCGAAAGCAAACTTGCGGGGCCAATGAAGGTGACGAAGCTCAACGCCTTCTAG
- a CDS encoding nuclear transport factor 2 family protein: MSEQNKQIAIAFYEKLINDFDPDTAFNLYGGDTYKQHTPVIADGREGVTKFIGWLRNNYPDSRMEIKRAFSDGDMVILHCHWIQKSGERGNAVVDFFRVENGKVVEHWDVIQPIPETSSNDNTMF, translated from the coding sequence ATGTCTGAACAGAACAAACAGATCGCGATTGCGTTTTACGAAAAGCTGATCAATGACTTTGATCCGGACACAGCATTCAATCTGTATGGCGGTGATACATACAAGCAACACACACCCGTCATTGCAGATGGACGTGAAGGTGTAACGAAATTTATTGGCTGGCTACGCAACAACTACCCTGACTCTCGTATGGAAATCAAGCGTGCATTTTCGGATGGAGATATGGTGATCCTTCATTGCCACTGGATCCAAAAATCAGGCGAACGCGGTAATGCTGTCGTTGATTTCTTCAGAGTCGAGAACGGTAAGGTAGTCGAGCACTGGGATGTAATTCAACCGATTCCTGAGACTTCTTCAAACGACAACACGATGTTCTGA
- a CDS encoding methyltransferase, producing MSDSQPTPEKVLSMMNAYQQTAALYAAIELDVFGALGKGCNDVPSISRHCGASERGIRILCDFLSSHGLIEKSNGRYNHTPTSLVFLDPGSPMSMGSLAAFLNDSAVNNVYRNLAEVVRTGRTTLPGTGTIEPENPLWVTFAKSMVPMMGPIAVPLSNLVLGELSGPIRVLDVAAGHGLFGIEIAKQNPSAQITALDWNQVLDVASENARIAGVDDRYTRLPGSAFDVEFGGLYDAVLLTNFLHHFDKPTCVTLLKKVHRALRPGGIVATLEFVPDESRTRPLAATGFAMTMLTSTEAGDAYTLAELSAMYQEAGFGTVAAHPIPMSPQTVILGKA from the coding sequence ATGAGTGATTCGCAACCTACCCCGGAAAAAGTTCTTTCCATGATGAACGCGTATCAACAGACAGCTGCCTTATATGCGGCGATAGAACTTGATGTGTTTGGTGCGCTTGGTAAGGGATGCAACGACGTACCATCGATCTCAAGGCACTGCGGGGCATCGGAAAGAGGCATTCGGATTCTGTGTGATTTTCTGTCCAGCCATGGACTCATCGAAAAGTCGAATGGGCGCTACAATCACACACCAACGAGTCTGGTATTCCTCGACCCAGGTTCTCCGATGTCGATGGGATCGCTGGCTGCATTTCTGAATGACTCAGCGGTAAATAATGTGTATCGCAACCTCGCAGAGGTAGTTCGGACGGGCAGAACGACACTACCGGGGACCGGAACAATTGAGCCGGAAAACCCACTCTGGGTAACGTTTGCAAAGTCCATGGTGCCCATGATGGGGCCGATAGCAGTTCCGCTGAGCAACCTGGTTCTGGGTGAGCTAAGCGGCCCGATACGAGTGCTGGATGTTGCCGCGGGTCATGGGCTGTTTGGGATTGAGATTGCTAAGCAAAACCCCTCCGCACAGATCACAGCGCTCGATTGGAATCAGGTGCTCGATGTGGCATCAGAGAATGCGCGAATTGCCGGAGTAGACGATCGCTATACACGGCTGCCTGGAAGCGCATTTGATGTCGAATTTGGCGGCCTATATGACGCTGTCTTGCTGACAAATTTTCTCCACCACTTCGATAAGCCGACATGCGTGACTCTGTTGAAGAAGGTACATAGAGCGTTACGTCCGGGCGGGATAGTAGCCACGCTTGAATTTGTGCCCGATGAGAGTCGTACCAGGCCGTTGGCCGCTACGGGATTTGCCATGACTATGTTGACCTCTACGGAGGCGGGGGACGCATACACGTTGGCAGAACTCTCAGCTATGTATCAGGAGGCTGGATTCGGAACAGTCGCGGCACATCCAATACCGATGAGTCCGCAAACAGTCATCCTGGGAAAAGCCTGA